Proteins co-encoded in one Phalacrocorax carbo chromosome 5, bPhaCar2.1, whole genome shotgun sequence genomic window:
- the LMO2 gene encoding rhombotin-2, with translation MGGGNPVNVIGGRRGNSAGEKAPRADSLCGGSGGRSHHRHATKEQSLPMSSAIERKSLDPSEEPVDEVLQIPPSLLTCGGCQQNIGDRYFLKAIDQYWHEDCLSCDLCGCRLGEVGRRLYYKLGRKLCRRDYLRLFGQDGLCASCDKRIRAYEMTMRVKDKVYHLECFKCAACQKHFCVGDRYLLINSDIVCEQDIYEWTKLNGMI, from the exons ATGGGAG GAGGAAATCCTGTGAATGTCATTGGGGGGCGGAGGGGGAACTCAGCTGGTGAAAAGGCTCCGAGAGCAGACAGCCTctgcgggggcagcgggggcaGATCCCACCACAGGCACGCTACAAAGGAACAATCCCTGCCAATGTCATCGGCCATCGAGAGGAAAAGCCTCGATCCTTCCGA GGAGCCAGTGGATGAAGTCCTCCAGATTCCCCCTTCGCTGCTGACATGCGGCGGTTGCCAGCAGAACATCGGGGACCGCTATTTCCTGAAAGCCATCGATCAGTACTGGCACGAAGACTGCCTCAGCTGCGACCTGTGCGGGTGCAGGCTCGGAGAAGTGGGGAGGCGGCTGTATTACAAACTGGGCAGGAAGCTCTGCAGAAGGGACTATCTCAG gCTCTTTGGCCAAGACGGCCTCTGCGCCTCCTGCGACAAGCGAATCCGGGCTTACGAGATGACCATGCGGGTGAAGGACAAAGTGTATCACCTTGAATGCTTCAAATGTGCTGCCTGccagaaacatttctgtgttGGGGACAGATACCTCCTCATCAACTCAGATATAGTATGTGAACAGGACATCTACGAGTGGACTAAGTTAAACGGAATGATCTAG